The following nucleotide sequence is from Firmicutes bacterium ASF500.
CATCGTGGCGATTTGGAGCAACATCGGCTATGACGCCGTCCTCCTCCTGGCCGGACTTCAGAACATCCCCAAGACCCTCTATGAGGCCAACAGCATCGACGGCGCGGGCAAGGTGAAGCAGTTCTTCACCATCACCCTGCCCATGGTGTCCCCCACCCTGTTCGTGGTTATGATTATGCGCCTGATGTCCGCTGTCAAGGTGTACGACCTGATCTACATGATGGTGGAGGAGACCAACCCGGCGGTCACCAGCGTGCAGAGCCTGATGTATCTGTTCTACCGCGAGTCCTTCGTCGCCGGCAGCCGCGGCACCGGCTCCGCCATTGTCATCTGGACCGTTCTGCTCATCGGTATGATTACCGTGCTCCAGTTCTACGGCCAGAAGAAGTGGGTCAACTACGACGTGTAAGGAGGGAGCAAGATGAAAAACCGTTCTTTAGAGGCCGCTCAGAAGCGGATGACAGTGATCACCTACGCGGCGCTGATTATCGGCGCGCTCATCATGATCTTTCCTTTCCTGTGGATGATCCTCACCAGCCTCAAGACCGTCCCCGAGAGCATGAAGGTGCCTCCCACCATTTTCCCAGAGGAGGTGGTGACCGGCAACTTTGGAGACGCGATGAAGAGCCTGCCCTTCCTCAAGCTGTATCTGAACACTGGCCTGATGATCTTCTTCCGGGTCATCTGCGCCGTGGCCTTCAGCTCCATGGCAGGCTACGCTTTCGCCATGCTGAACTTCCGGGGCAAGAAGCTGCTGTTCGGCATCGTGCTGGTGCAGATGTCCCTGCCATCCCAGATCTTCATCATCCCTCAGTATCAGATGGTGGCCAAGATGGGTCTGGCCAACACCATTTTCGCCCTGGTCTTCCCCGGCCTGGTCAGCGCCTTCGGCGTGTTCTTCCTGCGGCAGACCTATATGGGCATCCCCAAGGAGATCGGCGAGGCCGCCTATCTGGACGGCTGCAACCAGTGGCAGACCTTCTATAAGGTCATGTTCCCCCTGACGGGCACCTCCGTGGCCGCCCTGACCATCTTCACCGCCGTGTTCGCGTACAGCGACCTGATGTGGCCCCTGGTGGTCAACTCCGACCTGGAGATGATGACCCTTTCCTCCGGCCTGGCCACCCTGCGCGGCCAGTTTACCACCAACTTCCCCGTGCTGATGGCGGGCTCCCTGCTGGCAATGCTGCCCATGGTCATTCTCTATCTGATCTTCCAGCGCCAGTTCATCGAAGGGATCGCCTCCACCGGCGGTAAATAAGCTTTCTCTCTTTTCTCTCCCCCTTTTGAACGGCCCCGGCATTGTAACGTGCCGGGGCTGTTCCACTAAACAAATTACGCCGGGAAGGGCGGCGTCGATTTGGCGGTTATGCCCTCTTGCTTCCCGGAAGAAAATCCCTTACAATCACCCAGATAAATACTTTTGCAGGGGGTATCCCTTTATGATCGCTCTTGATCAGGAAAAGAATCTTTTCACCCTTCACACCCAGAACACCACCTATCAGATGAAGGCCGATCAGTTCCGTGTGCTGACCCACACCTACTACGGCCCCAGGATCAAAGGCGGCGATCTGTCCTACCTCGTCCGGTACGCCGACCGGGCCTGTGCCCCCAACCCCAGCGAGGCCGGCCTGGACCGGACCTACTCGCTGAACACCATCCCCCAGGAATTTTCCACCTGCGGCGTAGGAGATTTCCGTCTGCCCTCCATTGAGATGGAGCTGCCCTGCGGAAGCTGCTCCGCCGACCTGCGCTATACCGGCTTCGAGCTGCGCCGGGGCAAGTACGCCCTGGAGGGCCTGCCCGCCTTCCGGGGGACGGAGGAGGAGGCCGAGACGCTGGTCCTCCTGTTGGAGGATACCGCCGCTCAGATTCGGGTGGAGCTGTATTACGGCGTCTTTGAGCAGTACGACCTCATTACTCGGGCCGTCCGGGTGGTGAATCTGGGGGAGGAGCCGGTACGCCTGCGCCAGTGCGCCTCCCTGTGTCTGGATTTTCTCCGGTCCGACCTGGACCTGATTACCTTCAACGGCTGTCACATGATGGAGCGCTCCCCCGACCGGGCTCCGCTGCGCTCCGGCGTTCAGGGGGTGGGCAGCGTCCGGGGGACCTCCAGCCACCAGCACAACCCCTTTGTGGTCCTCTGCGACCACAGCGCCAGCGAGGATTACGGCCTGTGCTACGGGGCGGCGCTGCTGTACAGCGGCAATTTCCAGGCCCTGGCGGAGGCCAGTCAGTATGACAACGCCCGGCTGGTCATGGGTATCAACCCCTATCAGTTCTGCTGGACCCTGGAGCCCGGCCAGAGCTTCACTGCCCCCGAGGCGGCCCTGATCTGCTCCCCCAGCGGCTTCGGCCCCATGAGCCGCCAGTTCCACCGGGCCATCCGGGCCCACCTGATCCAGGACCCCTATGAGGGCAGACGCCGCCCGGTGCTCATCAACAACTGGGAGGCCACCTACTTCGACTTTGACGCCGACAAGCTGGTGGATTTTGCCAAGACCGCCGCCCCCCTGGGGGTGGAGCTGCTTGTGATGGACGACGGCTGGTTCGGCAAGCGGGACGACGACAACAGCGGTCTTGGGGACTGGACCGTCAACGAAAAGAAGCTGCCCGGGGGACTGGAGGCCCTGGTGCCCCGCATTCAGGAGCTGGGCATGTCCTTCGGCATCTGGATTGAGCCCGAGATGGTCAGCGAGGACAGCCAGCTCTACCGGGAGCATCCCGACTGGGCCCTGCGCATCCCCGCCCGGGTCCCCGCCCGGGGCCGGAACCAGCTGGTGCTGGACTTCTCC
It contains:
- the agaSK gene encoding Bifunctional alpha-galactosidase/sucrose kinase AgaSK gives rise to the protein MIALDQEKNLFTLHTQNTTYQMKADQFRVLTHTYYGPRIKGGDLSYLVRYADRACAPNPSEAGLDRTYSLNTIPQEFSTCGVGDFRLPSIEMELPCGSCSADLRYTGFELRRGKYALEGLPAFRGTEEEAETLVLLLEDTAAQIRVELYYGVFEQYDLITRAVRVVNLGEEPVRLRQCASLCLDFLRSDLDLITFNGCHMMERSPDRAPLRSGVQGVGSVRGTSSHQHNPFVVLCDHSASEDYGLCYGAALLYSGNFQALAEASQYDNARLVMGINPYQFCWTLEPGQSFTAPEAALICSPSGFGPMSRQFHRAIRAHLIQDPYEGRRRPVLINNWEATYFDFDADKLVDFAKTAAPLGVELLVMDDGWFGKRDDDNSGLGDWTVNEKKLPGGLEALVPRIQELGMSFGIWIEPEMVSEDSQLYREHPDWALRIPARVPARGRNQLVLDFSRPEVRQRVYGQIKAVLSSADISYVKWDMNRSLSDVWSAALPPERQGEVFHRYVLGVYEMLDQLRHDFPHILIEGCAGGGGRFDAGMLYYTPQIWCSDNTDAIDRLRIQYGTSFCYPTSAVGAHVSAVPNEANHRVTPLETRGTAAMSGTFGYEMDPNKTTPEEKEAIKAQIAFFKEHYDLIQRGDYYRLTDPFAEGPYTAWEHVSPDRREALVSVVTGPVRAAAPFMTLRLKGLDPELTYQVNGEGAYPGDILMEAGWPLPELLGDYQSLQLCLSAV
- the araQ_3 gene encoding L-arabinose transport system permease protein AraQ gives rise to the protein MKNRSLEAAQKRMTVITYAALIIGALIMIFPFLWMILTSLKTVPESMKVPPTIFPEEVVTGNFGDAMKSLPFLKLYLNTGLMIFFRVICAVAFSSMAGYAFAMLNFRGKKLLFGIVLVQMSLPSQIFIIPQYQMVAKMGLANTIFALVFPGLVSAFGVFFLRQTYMGIPKEIGEAAYLDGCNQWQTFYKVMFPLTGTSVAALTIFTAVFAYSDLMWPLVVNSDLEMMTLSSGLATLRGQFTTNFPVLMAGSLLAMLPMVILYLIFQRQFIEGIASTGGK